In Candidatus Krumholzibacteriia bacterium, the genomic window GCGCTTCCGGATCGGAGGTGCTGGGGTGTCGCGGCACGTCATGGTCAGGCCCGCGTGCCAGGCCCCGAAGACGATCTCGGTGTTGCCGCTGGCTCACCTGGCGATCACACCGAGTCAGAGCGTGCCCTCGGGAAGCCGGACGTAGACCACGAAGCAGCTCAACAGGAAGAAGGTCGTCGCGGGCACGTACTTGTGGAAGGGGTCGCCCGCCTTGGCGTGCATGGCGATGGCGCCGCCCATGAGCACGACCAGCGCGATGCCGCCGACGAATGCCGCGATCGGGACCCAGAGCCCGATGATCAGTAGAGCACCGCTGAGCAGTTTGAGCACGCGTACGACGTTGCGGAACCAGTCGGGCAGGCCGTACACGCGGAACTCCTCGACCATCGTCGTGGCGTCTCCGCCGCGTGCTCGCTGCGGCTTGTCGTAGCGGATCAGCCAGACGTCGAACATCGCCGCCGCGATGAAGAGCTGGACCGCGATGAGCAGGATCTCCATGACCGTCTCCTTACCGAGGGTGTTCGGTCGACACGCAGCATCGGTCGCGTGTCGTGCGGGCGTCAAGCTCGAGCACACCGTCGTGCTCTCGCACATACCGATGGCACTCGATGCCGACGGCGCGGTCG contains:
- a CDS encoding DoxX family protein, translated to MEILLIAVQLFIAAAMFDVWLIRYDKPQRARGGDATTMVEEFRVYGLPDWFRNVVRVLKLLSGALLIIGLWVPIAAFVGGIALVVLMGGAIAMHAKAGDPFHKYVPATTFFLLSCFVVYVRLPEGTL